A stretch of Shewanella dokdonensis DNA encodes these proteins:
- a CDS encoding Trm112 family protein: MAFDKKLLDIVACPVCKGKLEYDKEHQQLICKADRLVYPIDDGIPVLLADKAVNWQENQE; encoded by the coding sequence ATGGCATTTGATAAAAAACTTCTGGACATAGTGGCGTGCCCGGTTTGTAAAGGCAAACTGGAGTATGACAAAGAACACCAGCAGCTGATCTGTAAAGCAGACCGTCTGGTTTACCCTATTGATGATGGTATCCCGGTATTGTTAGCGGATAAGGCCGTTAACTGGCAGGAAAACCAAGAATAG
- a CDS encoding MBL fold metallo-hydrolase yields MTSRRLTSVFQFLGYLLLATFIPLPTALAADANAFADVTVKLTELTPGRYMLEGAGGNLGVSVGKDGILLIDTQYAPMTDKIMAALRQLQEGFPKYVINTHFHADHTGGNHYFGEHGATIMAQTNVLTRLTEQQAPAKALPVLAFDQELAVHINNQNMRLLHLGPAHTDGDTIVLWHDGKVLHAGDLFFKDRFPFIDLEHGGSVLGYRDAVAKMLELTEDDTKIIPGHGSLASRADLLRFKHMLDDCINWMQDGKRVNKTVAEMLATPLPERWQNWGWNFIPKERWIRTLYQGLPAH; encoded by the coding sequence GTGACATCCAGACGATTAACAAGCGTATTCCAGTTCTTGGGTTATTTACTCTTAGCAACATTTATCCCGCTTCCAACGGCCTTGGCTGCTGATGCAAACGCCTTTGCCGACGTGACGGTTAAACTGACTGAACTCACGCCTGGGCGCTATATGCTAGAAGGCGCAGGCGGCAACCTCGGGGTAAGTGTTGGCAAGGACGGCATACTGCTCATTGATACGCAATATGCGCCCATGACCGATAAGATTATGGCGGCACTGCGACAGCTGCAAGAAGGTTTCCCCAAGTACGTTATCAATACCCATTTCCATGCAGATCATACGGGTGGCAACCATTATTTTGGCGAACATGGCGCGACTATCATGGCGCAAACAAATGTCCTGACGCGGCTGACAGAACAACAAGCGCCCGCGAAAGCCTTACCGGTATTGGCTTTTGACCAAGAACTGGCGGTTCACATCAACAACCAGAACATGCGCTTACTGCATCTTGGGCCAGCCCATACTGACGGAGACACCATAGTGCTTTGGCACGATGGCAAAGTGCTGCATGCGGGCGATCTGTTTTTTAAAGATCGCTTCCCGTTTATTGATCTCGAACATGGCGGCTCAGTGCTGGGCTACCGTGATGCGGTTGCCAAAATGCTAGAGCTGACCGAAGACGATACTAAAATTATTCCGGGTCACGGTTCGCTGGCTTCCCGTGCCGACTTGCTGCGCTTTAAACATATGTTGGATGACTGTATCAACTGGATGCAAGATGGCAAACGTGTCAATAAAACAGTGGCGGAGATGCTAGCAACACCGTTACCTGAACGCTGGCAGAACTGGGGCTGGAACTTTATACCCAAAGAACGTTGGATCCGCACGCTGTACCAGGGACTACCGGCCCATTAA
- the rhuM gene encoding virulence protein RhuM/Fic/DOC family protein yields the protein MSELMDGLTPLNDAVFITQDGQLTLNVTFEQETVWLNQAQMCILFDKNKRTISEHIRNIFQEAELEEAAVVRKFRTTASDGKSYETNHYNLDVIISVGYRVKSQRGVLFRQWATKTLKQHLIDGYTLNQHRLAQRGIEFNQAIQLLSQTLSNQTLLNSEGSAVVAVISDYARSWSLLQGYDEQSLKDVTHQQDAMIPLELEAVIAAIEQLKQTLVDKGEATELFAQLRGNGLASSIQTIEQGFGGEWFYPNVASRAAHLLYFVIKNHPLVDGNKRTGSFLFLWYLRLNQHLLGKPIHDLINDNTLVALALLVAESLPDQKALMIRLIEHFIVLKS from the coding sequence ATGTCTGAGCTGATGGACGGCCTCACACCTTTAAATGATGCGGTGTTTATCACGCAGGATGGTCAGTTAACGCTAAACGTGACCTTCGAGCAAGAGACCGTGTGGCTCAATCAGGCACAAATGTGTATTTTGTTCGACAAGAACAAACGCACTATCTCTGAGCATATTCGTAATATCTTTCAAGAAGCCGAATTGGAAGAAGCGGCAGTTGTCCGGAAATTCCGGACAACTGCCAGCGATGGTAAAAGCTATGAGACAAATCACTACAACTTAGACGTCATTATTTCCGTTGGTTATCGCGTAAAGTCTCAGCGAGGCGTGTTATTCCGTCAGTGGGCCACCAAGACCTTAAAGCAACATCTTATCGATGGTTATACGCTGAATCAGCATCGACTGGCTCAGCGCGGGATTGAATTCAATCAGGCTATTCAGTTGCTTTCACAAACCTTAAGCAACCAAACGCTGCTCAATTCAGAAGGATCTGCTGTCGTCGCAGTAATTAGTGACTATGCACGTTCTTGGTCTCTCTTACAGGGTTATGATGAACAAAGTCTCAAGGATGTGACTCATCAACAGGATGCGATGATCCCGCTGGAGCTTGAGGCCGTCATCGCCGCTATTGAGCAACTTAAACAGACCTTAGTGGACAAAGGCGAAGCTACCGAACTGTTTGCCCAGCTACGCGGTAACGGGCTAGCATCAAGCATACAAACTATCGAGCAAGGCTTTGGTGGTGAATGGTTTTACCCCAATGTGGCCAGCCGAGCAGCGCATTTGCTCTATTTTGTCATCAAAAATCACCCATTGGTGGATGGCAACAAGCGGACTGGCTCTTTTTTATTTCTGTGGTACTTGCGTCTCAACCAGCATTTGCTGGGAAAACCGATACATGATCTGATTAACGATAACACTTTGGTTGCATTGGCACTGCTAGTTGCGGAAAGTCTGCCTGATCAAAAAGCATTAATGATCCGGCTAATCGAGCATTTCATTGTTTTAAAGTCATAA
- a CDS encoding lipopolysaccharide kinase InaA family protein yields the protein MVQNFNDRVQQVLQSHPGQRVCRFEYQGQYYWLKQAEVLHGTMRVLKPNPQLAIENEKQTLQALQQKAAPVPRVVSEGPGYFVIEDAGTTLKDWLNTPGVDCETLQQILEDSATALAQLHTMGLAHGRPALRDISWQQGHVTFIDFEASQPKKSMVFQHIRDLVVYIHSLYRYLGPLNENIGSIVACYRNAGGEQIWQETKRFLASWQWLYYLLRPLRDIGGRDVRPIYWLLWHFRHAS from the coding sequence ATGGTTCAGAATTTCAATGACCGGGTACAGCAGGTGTTGCAATCTCATCCCGGACAGCGGGTTTGCCGCTTTGAGTATCAAGGGCAATATTATTGGTTGAAGCAGGCAGAAGTGCTGCATGGCACTATGCGGGTGCTGAAACCTAATCCACAACTCGCTATTGAAAACGAAAAACAAACATTGCAGGCATTACAGCAAAAAGCGGCGCCCGTGCCACGGGTTGTCAGTGAGGGGCCGGGGTATTTTGTGATTGAAGATGCCGGAACCACACTCAAAGATTGGTTGAATACGCCAGGAGTGGACTGCGAGACGTTACAGCAGATCCTAGAAGATAGCGCTACCGCATTAGCCCAGTTGCATACCATGGGATTAGCCCATGGGAGGCCAGCATTGAGAGATATCAGCTGGCAACAGGGGCACGTGACTTTCATTGATTTTGAAGCCAGCCAGCCCAAGAAAAGCATGGTGTTTCAGCACATACGTGATCTGGTGGTATACATCCACAGTTTGTATCGTTATCTCGGCCCTTTGAACGAAAATATCGGCAGTATTGTCGCTTGTTATCGTAATGCGGGCGGAGAACAGATCTGGCAAGAGACAAAGCGCTTTCTCGCCAGTTGGCAGTGGCTGTACTATTTGTTGCGGCCGTTACGGGATATCGGCGGTCGAGATGTGCGACCGATTTACTGGTTGTTGTGGCATTTTCGCCACGCGTCATGA
- a CDS encoding efflux RND transporter permease subunit gives MSMIDTSVKRPVTVWMFMLAIILFGMVGFSRLAVKLLPDLSYPTLTIRTQYNGAAPVEVEQLVSKPIEEAVGIVKGLRKISSVSRSGTSDVALEFEWGTNMDLAGLEVREKLDTIELPLDIDKPVLLRFNPNLDPIMRLALPAKDGSEAELKRLRTYAEEELKRELETLPGVASVRLSGGLEQEIHILLNQQKLSQLNLSSELIKQRIAEENINLSAGKVVQGDKEYLVRTVNQFRNLSELANIIVYKNGTTLVRLGDIAQVTDGFKERSDITRIGGKESIELALYKEGDANTVAVAQKVRQQLQRMQVQAAKTGAPVPEVIYDQSEFIESAVSEVTSSALIGSLLAMLVIYLFLRDIIPTLIISISIPFSVIATFNMMYFAGLSLNIMSLGGIALAVGLLVDNAIVVLENIDRCKASGMNRLDAAVTGTREVAGAITASTLTTLAVFVPLIFVDGIAGALFKDQALTVTFALLASLLVALTSIPMLASREGFKTLPPLVKHLPKPLPASRWGKVRYYSATVFALPFTLLLNWLPRALMTVSLLLLRLCSWLAGLVMRPLSAVFNAGYRLLAHVYQPLLNSALQHKALTITIALLFTASAGLLVNRLGMQLIPPMNQGEFYVEILLPPGTEVSHTDKVLQQLASVISDDKAVKHAYSQAGSGGLMTSDTSRGGENWGRLQVVLADHHAFNEVAAKLRARAKTIPELEANIKFPELFSFKTPLEIELSGYELGPLKQSADALVKALGTDPRFTDINSTLRDGQPEISIRFDHARIAALGMDAPTIAARIAQRVGGTVASKYTLRERKIDILVRSEADERRQISDIGAMLINPDSTHPLPLSAVADVELTLGPSAINRISQQRVAIVSANLAYGDLNQAVANARQLLAKVPMSASVQTRFGGQNEEMESSFTSLKIALLLAVFLVYIVMASQFESLLHPLLILMAVPMALSGSIYGLWLTGSQLSVIVFIGLIMLAGIVVNNAIVLVDRINQQRAAGVEKLTAIREAAASRLRPILMTTLTTTLGLLPMAIGLGDGAEVRAPMAITVIFGLSLSTLLTLVVIPVLYALFDRKTYEASADPAAKITGAQA, from the coding sequence ATGTCGATGATTGACACTTCGGTGAAACGTCCAGTCACCGTCTGGATGTTTATGCTGGCTATTATCTTATTTGGGATGGTGGGATTCTCCCGGCTAGCCGTGAAGCTGCTGCCGGACTTAAGTTACCCTACCCTCACTATCCGTACGCAATACAATGGCGCGGCGCCAGTAGAAGTTGAGCAGCTGGTAAGCAAACCGATTGAAGAAGCCGTAGGGATTGTTAAAGGTCTGCGCAAGATCAGTTCAGTATCCCGTTCCGGCACCTCAGATGTCGCGTTGGAATTTGAATGGGGCACCAATATGGATCTCGCTGGACTGGAAGTCCGTGAAAAGCTCGATACCATAGAACTGCCACTGGATATAGACAAACCGGTACTGTTACGTTTTAACCCCAACCTCGACCCCATCATGCGTCTGGCATTACCGGCGAAAGATGGCAGTGAAGCAGAACTGAAACGACTGCGCACTTACGCCGAAGAGGAGCTAAAGCGCGAGCTGGAAACCCTGCCCGGCGTGGCATCGGTTCGTTTGTCGGGTGGACTGGAACAGGAAATCCACATTCTGTTAAACCAGCAGAAACTGTCACAGTTAAACCTGAGCAGCGAACTCATTAAACAGCGTATTGCTGAAGAAAATATCAACCTGTCTGCCGGGAAAGTGGTTCAGGGTGACAAAGAGTATCTGGTAAGAACAGTTAACCAATTCCGTAACCTCAGCGAATTAGCCAACATTATCGTCTATAAAAATGGCACAACCTTAGTGCGCTTAGGAGATATTGCCCAGGTGACTGATGGCTTTAAAGAGCGTTCGGACATCACCCGTATTGGCGGTAAAGAATCCATTGAACTGGCGCTTTACAAAGAAGGGGATGCCAATACAGTTGCGGTTGCTCAGAAGGTACGGCAACAACTGCAACGGATGCAGGTGCAAGCGGCCAAAACCGGCGCGCCAGTACCGGAAGTGATCTACGATCAATCGGAATTTATTGAAAGCGCCGTCAGTGAAGTCACCTCCTCCGCGTTAATCGGCAGCCTGCTGGCGATGTTGGTGATCTACCTGTTTCTGCGAGACATCATCCCCACACTGATCATCTCTATCTCCATTCCATTTTCCGTCATCGCCACCTTTAACATGATGTATTTTGCCGGACTCAGCCTGAACATTATGTCACTGGGCGGCATCGCACTGGCGGTAGGATTATTGGTGGATAACGCTATTGTGGTACTGGAAAACATCGACCGTTGTAAAGCAAGCGGCATGAACCGGCTTGATGCTGCCGTGACCGGAACCCGTGAAGTGGCCGGCGCGATCACCGCATCGACACTGACCACGTTGGCGGTGTTTGTCCCCTTGATTTTTGTGGATGGTATTGCCGGAGCCCTGTTCAAGGATCAAGCACTCACCGTCACCTTTGCGTTATTAGCCTCACTGTTGGTGGCACTGACCTCAATTCCAATGCTGGCTTCCCGCGAAGGTTTCAAAACATTACCGCCCTTGGTTAAACACCTGCCTAAACCGCTTCCTGCCAGTCGCTGGGGAAAAGTCCGCTATTACAGCGCTACCGTCTTTGCCCTGCCGTTCACGCTGTTGTTGAACTGGCTGCCAAGAGCGCTGATGACAGTTAGTTTGCTGCTGCTAAGATTGTGCAGTTGGTTAGCGGGTTTAGTGATGCGGCCACTGTCAGCAGTATTCAACGCTGGTTATCGGTTGTTAGCCCATGTTTATCAACCTCTGCTAAACAGTGCGTTACAGCACAAAGCTTTAACGATAACGATTGCGCTGCTGTTTACCGCATCAGCAGGCTTGCTGGTAAACCGCCTAGGCATGCAGTTGATCCCACCGATGAATCAAGGCGAATTCTATGTAGAAATCTTGCTGCCGCCAGGCACTGAAGTCAGCCATACCGATAAAGTGTTGCAGCAACTGGCATCCGTTATCAGCGACGATAAAGCGGTAAAACATGCCTACAGCCAAGCGGGCAGTGGCGGCTTGATGACCTCAGACACCAGTCGCGGCGGCGAGAACTGGGGGCGATTACAGGTGGTGTTGGCCGATCACCATGCCTTTAATGAAGTTGCCGCCAAACTGAGAGCCCGCGCTAAAACCATCCCGGAACTGGAAGCTAATATCAAGTTTCCAGAATTATTCAGCTTCAAGACACCGCTGGAAATCGAACTCAGTGGCTATGAACTTGGGCCATTAAAACAAAGCGCTGATGCGTTGGTAAAAGCATTGGGAACAGACCCGCGCTTTACCGACATCAACAGCACGCTGCGTGATGGTCAGCCGGAGATCAGTATCCGTTTTGATCATGCCCGTATTGCAGCACTGGGCATGGACGCCCCCACGATTGCCGCGCGAATTGCCCAACGTGTAGGTGGCACAGTCGCCAGTAAATATACCCTGCGCGAACGTAAAATCGACATTCTGGTACGCAGCGAGGCAGACGAGCGACGGCAGATAAGTGATATCGGCGCCATGCTGATCAACCCCGACAGCACCCACCCTCTGCCATTAAGTGCGGTCGCCGATGTGGAACTGACGCTCGGCCCCTCAGCGATTAACCGCATCAGTCAACAGCGGGTCGCGATTGTCTCTGCCAACCTGGCTTATGGCGATCTTAATCAAGCGGTTGCCAATGCCCGCCAGTTACTGGCAAAAGTGCCTATGTCAGCCTCAGTGCAAACTCGCTTCGGCGGTCAAAATGAAGAGATGGAAAGCTCCTTCACTTCACTAAAGATTGCCCTGTTGCTGGCGGTATTTCTGGTGTACATCGTTATGGCCAGCCAGTTTGAATCCTTGCTGCATCCGCTATTGATCCTGATGGCGGTTCCCATGGCGCTGAGCGGCAGTATCTATGGTCTGTGGCTGACCGGCAGTCAACTGTCTGTCATTGTCTTTATTGGTCTGATCATGTTGGCGGGGATCGTGGTCAACAACGCCATTGTGCTGGTCGATCGCATCAACCAGCAACGTGCAGCCGGCGTTGAAAAACTCACCGCAATCCGCGAGGCCGCAGCATCGCGATTACGGCCAATCCTAATGACTACTTTGACCACTACACTGGGATTGCTGCCGATGGCAATCGGTTTAGGTGATGGTGCAGAAGTCCGTGCGCCTATGGCCATTACCGTGATCTTTGGTCTGAGCCTCTCGACCCTGCTGACCTTAGTGGTCATTCCGGTGTTGTACGCCCTGTTTGACCGTAAAACTTACGAGGCGAGTGCTGATCCAGCCGCCAAGATCACAGGAGCGCAAGCATGA
- a CDS encoding Ig-like domain-containing protein, whose product MKYSAIMLLSSLFLSNAFAADMRRFEGELSLNVEDYQQHAISHYQLQDSQGQHHDLWLSEAPKWLRPGQRIRVFGKAIGKQLQVTDNNISLLQSTETLTSTQTVSASSAMVAGEHSVLVAEVNFAINPIVKFTQAEIQELLFNQSAAFYAESSYGAMTLSGDVASAVTVDVDVSVCNTDALAQAADSELNARGYNLEGYDHIMYLMPTHPKCTWSGKANVVGKRSWIKRVQLSTINHELGHNLGLYHANKKDCGDLTTKDSSECTIYEYGDYLSAMSGTNTAKHFNAFHKEQLGWLSGNRVVTVQSDTRVTLSPAEFDGNFPLLLKIPNGQDSAGNARFYYIEYRQAVGFDAALASDAPGMLDGIRLREGVTNNPASSYLLDPTPNSSDYDWDDISLSPGQVYEQQGVRLEVVASDAASVTLDVSMPSASAQCVRASSTLTAQNSVAQLQQGQQASIDLLLVNNDSNGCSDAVYSLSVQHDDGLYTSLSSTNITLAPESSTHLTLAVTAIQDSGSNAWQVDGTRQASSQTLVAGGNIMLSQAISNTAPQALDDSFSNITGATVLNVMANDSDADGDVLQVSGTTQGQYGKVVVNPDNTLTYTPSKRFKGSDHFSYSITDGEFTSSATVTISNSASSSGSGTTVKGGGKGKTVNYPAIKKGLHEQPLGALVINASLAAVSADTNHNWLWTSCLWSLIHLYQPQVM is encoded by the coding sequence ATGAAATATTCCGCCATAATGCTGCTTAGCAGCCTTTTCCTTAGCAATGCCTTTGCTGCCGATATGCGGCGGTTTGAAGGTGAACTTTCGCTGAATGTTGAAGATTACCAACAACATGCCATCAGCCACTACCAGTTACAGGACTCGCAAGGGCAGCACCACGATTTATGGTTATCTGAGGCACCTAAATGGTTGCGCCCTGGACAGCGAATCCGAGTGTTTGGTAAAGCCATAGGTAAGCAACTACAGGTCACCGATAACAACATCAGCCTGTTGCAGTCCACGGAGACACTGACATCAACGCAAACTGTGAGTGCTAGCAGCGCGATGGTTGCGGGCGAGCATAGTGTGCTGGTAGCGGAAGTGAATTTTGCCATCAACCCGATAGTGAAATTCACTCAGGCAGAGATCCAAGAGCTGCTGTTTAACCAGTCTGCTGCCTTCTATGCTGAAAGCTCTTATGGCGCGATGACACTCTCTGGGGATGTGGCTTCAGCCGTGACCGTTGATGTTGATGTCTCTGTGTGCAACACCGATGCGTTAGCTCAGGCGGCTGATAGTGAACTGAATGCTCGAGGTTATAATCTTGAGGGTTATGACCACATCATGTATTTGATGCCGACACATCCTAAATGTACCTGGTCAGGCAAGGCTAACGTTGTGGGCAAACGCAGTTGGATTAAGCGGGTGCAGCTATCAACCATCAATCATGAACTGGGGCATAACCTTGGGTTGTACCATGCAAACAAGAAAGATTGTGGCGATTTGACTACTAAAGATAGCAGTGAATGCACCATCTATGAATATGGCGATTATCTCAGCGCCATGAGCGGTACCAATACCGCTAAACATTTCAACGCCTTCCACAAAGAACAACTGGGTTGGTTGAGTGGTAATCGTGTCGTTACGGTTCAAAGTGACACCCGGGTGACGTTATCGCCTGCGGAGTTTGACGGAAATTTTCCACTGCTGCTGAAAATACCCAATGGTCAAGACAGTGCTGGCAATGCGCGGTTTTACTATATCGAGTATCGGCAGGCTGTTGGGTTTGATGCTGCTCTGGCGAGCGATGCCCCAGGTATGCTTGATGGCATACGTTTACGCGAAGGCGTTACTAATAACCCAGCAAGCAGCTATTTACTCGACCCTACACCTAACAGTAGCGATTATGACTGGGATGATATTAGTCTGTCCCCTGGACAAGTATATGAGCAGCAAGGAGTTCGTCTTGAAGTTGTTGCTTCTGATGCAGCATCTGTCACGCTGGATGTTTCTATGCCGAGCGCTTCGGCGCAATGTGTGCGAGCTAGCAGCACGCTTACCGCCCAAAACAGTGTGGCGCAATTGCAGCAAGGGCAGCAAGCTTCCATCGATCTGCTGCTGGTAAATAACGACAGCAACGGCTGTAGTGATGCGGTATATAGTCTGTCGGTACAGCATGATGATGGACTTTATACCTCACTCAGCAGCACCAATATTACGCTAGCGCCTGAAAGCAGCACGCATCTGACGCTGGCTGTAACGGCAATACAAGACAGCGGTAGCAATGCTTGGCAAGTGGACGGAACACGTCAGGCTAGCTCTCAGACACTTGTGGCGGGTGGAAACATTATGCTGTCGCAAGCCATCAGTAATACTGCGCCACAAGCACTGGATGATAGTTTCAGTAATATCACTGGCGCCACGGTACTCAATGTGATGGCGAACGACAGTGATGCGGATGGTGATGTATTGCAGGTGAGTGGTACGACTCAAGGGCAATATGGCAAAGTGGTGGTCAATCCAGATAATACATTGACTTACACGCCGTCTAAGCGCTTTAAAGGCAGTGATCACTTCAGTTACAGCATTACTGACGGCGAGTTTACCTCGTCCGCGACAGTGACTATCAGCAATAGCGCCTCTTCCAGTGGTAGCGGCACGACAGTAAAAGGCGGTGGTAAAGGAAAAACGGTTAATTACCCAGCTATTAAAAAAGGGCTGCATGAGCAGCCCTTGGGGGCTTTAGTGATTAACGCTAGTCTTGCGGCGGTGTCAGCGGACACAAATCACAATTGGCTGTGGACGAGTTGCCTATGGTCGCTAATTCACCTGTATCAACCACAGGTGATGTAG